AATCGGCGAAGCCGATGGTCTGATCGGCGCGATTGACGTCGTTGAATCCCAAGAGACGCGCACGATCCGCGACTTTACGATCAGCGCGGTCAACGTCACGCATGGTGAGCAAGTGGTTGCCGCAATTCGGGGCTTGGAGGACGTCGACGTTCTCAAC
This region of Pirellulales bacterium genomic DNA includes:
- a CDS encoding ACT domain-containing protein; the encoded protein is MSHHSPGYSITIRMRYPNRPGLLGRITTTIGEADGLIGAIDVVESQETRTIRDFTISAVNVTHGEQVVAAIRGLEDVDVLN